ACCGTAACCGGCGTGACCGACGAGGGCGGGAGCGGCGGCGTAAGCGGCGACGTGACCGTGGCCAGCGAGCTGGCGGGCTACGTTGGGAGCGACACCGGCGGCGGCACCGTCAACCTGAGCCTGGGCGGTTTGAGCGGCATCGACCGCTTGCCATGCGTGGTCTTCGGCAGCGTTGATGGCTTGACCCTGGAGCTCGGAAGCCTGGTCGTGGTATTCACGAGCGGCGTCAACAGCGGCACGGGCGTGGTCGGTGGCGTCTACGTGAGCATCGATGGCGGCACCATGGATGTCACCTGGGGGGATGGTGGGTACGGCGGGAGCGTGGGCGACTGCAAGAGGAGCGGCGTGAGCCAAACCATAGGCAGCGCCATGGGCTACAGCCAGAGGGGCACCATGGCCGAGGAGACCGTGAGCGTAGGGTGAGCCATGGGCCAGCAGGGCTCCGGAGGGAGCGGCTGCGGCGCAGGCGAGGACGGCGGCGGCAACAATCTGTAAAATAAATCCACATTATCGACAATCCGATTCGGCACAGCACTAGTAAAGCACGGCACTGGTCACGTTACACAATGCTTCTAATGACCGGTTCAACTAACCAGAACTCTCATCGTGCACTTCTGTTGTAGACTGCTCGAAGGCTACTGATTGCTCTCATTTCGTTGCCGCCCGTTTTTATACTCGCCGGCCGCGTGGTGTGAAACGGAACGCGCTTGAAAAAAGTAAGTGGTCGCTCTCAAGGGCGGGAAGGGTGCAGGAAGCGCGGTAATTTTGACAGATACGTGTTCGAATTTTGAATTGGGCCTCGGGCCGTTGCAGCCGATGCGAGTAACTCTTCAATCACGCATCAGTTTAATTGTATACCTCTAATTCGAATATTACATAATCCTTCCCGATGGGTATTTGTAAACCCGAAACAAATTACCGTTATGTCGTTCAAATGCGTAACAGAACATCAATATGGATGTGTTAGGTTCATGAAAGTATAATTGTTTGttcttaagaatatatttacataatattatgtacacaCGATACCGTCTCGATCTGGTTTGATGGGAAGTGACCAAACGTCCAATAATCACATCCTTTGACCCAAATCGATGGTGTTTCAAAGGTTAATaacgataatataaattataatttgcgtTTGATTTGCGAAGTATTTCAAAACGttgtaatagaaaacaaaattttcaaataatatttatttaataagttggAGATATAAATAGTACCaaggtttgttttttgttattaagttatatttatgaacacttttaaatatatataatatatgttgtattttaCTAAGAGTATATTTCCTTTGTCTAACACCTGttgttaaacatataattaacaagtgactttttttttacaaatttcttgATAGAATAAATAGTgaacattaaatttgaatacattttgttacttattaaataattattatttaaaataaaatatttacagtgcaatctaaaattgaataattgtatattagttTTGGTCTCTAAGTAATAATTCCGAAAAGGTATTGTGAATGAGATATAGTttacatgtttaaaaataaattattatggaaCTTTTTATGGAACTTTTAGTTAGGTTCCTATTTAATCGCGTTTAATACATCTACGATTTAGTCGGTTTATTCACCCATTATAGCTTAGCTTTGTATCCAAATCCcggttaattattatgtattttggaAGATTCCAGAATATTCTAGAATTACCCATAGTAGATTGCAAATCTGGGATACTAAAGCATAGTAGaactaaaaataagaaacatatagtaaaattatatataggtatacttATATTTGCAAGGttctgtaatttataaaatttcattaaaaacgaGTATTGAAAGAATGAAAAGAAACGATTACTTAAATGAACTTGTGAGTCAAAGACCATTCTCATTCCTCTTTGTCATTCAAATGGCCAGTGCTTAAAGGCAttcagaatttaatttttttaattggttcgttttcaaattataattgagACTAACTTTAGACTAAATATGGTGGTTTTTGTAAGTTTTCGTTATCTAGGTCATGAATTTTGCATTCTAATTGTAAACGTTGATAGAGTTTTCGCCGGGGcgttgatactaaatatattatcaacatTTTAACTCCCCGGAAACCTAGTTTCAACAATTACTAAACAGAGAACTGGACCAGCCTATAGGATACCTATTTACAAGTATCAAATATCTGCGTAATAAGTTTATGCCGAAGAATTGGTTGTTTGATGGAAGTGATATCgacttgacttttttttttttttttacaaaaaccaTGCAGTGAGCTTTATTTCGGACTttggaatgaatatattttttttattcaaaccggaacataacaatactgaataatgctctttggtggtagaatatctgatgagtggatagtacctacccagacggagttgcaaaaagccctaccccCAAGTATGTAAATCTTGGTATTTGCCGCCTAATATCTAACTACTAGACCAAGGAGGTattcacatatatacatataaaacattttaaactatgtacgtatgtatgtgtatgtattttatacgtatgtgcttgtaaaatatattaatcgaaaatttcattttcaaattacatttcTAAACTTAAAGTTATACTTGATGCTATTCCCAACGTACTCTTTACTCTGTGTAAGTAACTTTATAGCTAACGCAATAATTTCAACACATAGGATAATCGACTCTAATTTGATAGTACTTTGGCCTAATATTGCGTAAACGATGAACAATGACTGACACATTAGAGCAATCGAACTGCGATACTAAACGCTATCTCATTGGTGATAAGTTTGAAATTCGTTTAACTCTAGTTGATCTATTTCATGCTGGGACATGATACAAAGGATTGGAAATCTTACTTCAATGGAGTTAAGACAgggtttcgtttaaaaaaaagggaGTGTTATACTTTAGGTCAATTCGATGACCAAATAAACGTGACCCGCTACGTATGTtgattgtgtgtgtgtttgtttgtgtgtcaCGAGTTTTATTGTGACATTTGCTTTGATGGGATATGAGCTTTGTCGTAGTATGTTCGATTCTGTAATTCTTTTTTGACGTAgcatattatataggtatatatgccattaaaatatttagaattaaaaaagaaggcaaaaaaaatcatgtctgttgtatggaaggccttaaatatttattttatctgtttttttttttttgttatagcggcaacagaattacatcatctgtaaaaatttcaactgtctaattatcacggttcatgagatacagcctggtgacagacggacagcggagtcttagtaatagtgTCCCGTTttccctttgggtacggaacgcTAAAAATGAACAGTGACAGCTTTATAGAGTCTAGATGGCAGCCTAATAGGTGACCATGTAATACCACGGTTTTATATGATCGTGTTAAGACTTGTTAGaaaagtaaatttaagaaatgtttaattcaGACCTTAGAAATAAGCTCATTCAGGCTAGTATACTACGTATTGTAATACTCTGTTCCAGGTATAATAGTTATTCTAAGGCTAACTTTGAAACGTTTCAAAATGGCGACcttgcatataatatttaacaagcaCCCACAGTCTTGACCTCTCGATTTTAAGCATAGTATCGAACCACCGTGAAGATGAATTATCAcggttaattgtttatttaaaattacaaagatCTCTGAAAAGAGTAATGTCGTAATCTTGTGTGAAAACACAGTACATAACATCTTTTGTAATTTTCATTGAGCTTTTTGTTTTACATTGTTTTCGAgttgattgaaataaataactgaATCAGAATGCTGCGTGTTCGGTTTAAACTGGTTACAGCTGGATTTATCTTGTTCGTTCCAgttagcttattttttttattaggaaatTTATGATACGAGCAAAGCTGAGGTATGTCATAGCGAacatggattttttattttggttaggatttgaaaatatttgcaGCTCTGGGatgtaattacactgggtcactcataTATTGAATTATCGCAATATGAAGGATTGTTTTGTGATGCCGATGTGACACTAGACAATTCCTACTATGATCTATGGCAGTATGGATATAATATCGctagtttaaaaatgtatataaatgtaaattcaaaattcaaaaattgatttttttttaatttttattttattaatatgtcatCACTAAAATTTCGTACCAGTATTGATGTTTCAAACATAAACGAGTTCACACGCGTTGAAATCTTTTGATTGGAAGAATTGTTCGTTCGAAGCTACGATGTATTTATCTACATTGTTGCTGGTGGAGATAACGTCATCGGGTTTTCATGTTCAACTCCAGTAGTTGTATAAAATGAGTTTTTTCAACATcgatatttaatcattaaaaaaaatatttattcgatatttgaatatcGATTTTGAATCTGTCTATCTTGTCCTGTGATGTTTCGAAGCGaaggtttaatttttaaagtaatgataGCCATCTTTTAAGACAAGATTAtgctacattattatttataaaataatcatttattattgtttttatcttttatattaataacgtaagccgatttttgtctcagtgattatgggacgatggctgcacataaaaaatcagttatCGTCTCactttgaagagctccagccgtagatatgcagaaaaataaagagggttctttattgcaatttactgaattgttacgatttaacagagaattaattttagagagcggaaataGGTTACTGGTCGttttagagagcggtactacggatgtataagaaaaaaaaaagaaaacgtaaacattccaactgaactaatgtatactgtttaatattaaaaatgatttaaaagaggtttcatggTTTtagcgccaaatgtagatgagtgacttacaatgaaatgaaatcaaaacaaaaactgtcagaggtttcgaaattcttaaaaaatcttttaaattaatgcgAAGTTTCGAAGGGAGACCCCCCTTTTTTAAAACTGTGATGACAAGTGGTAACCACTGATATTGGCtccgtattaaattttaaccaatgCGCCAATGTTGtgtaaccaatgcgccaccaaccttggaaacgttttttttttcatgttaaaCAAAATCGCAAGAATGATTAATATGCCACAGGATAGATATGAATTCCAAAAGTGACAGGTCCAAGTTAAATGGTCAGCCGTTTGAATTCCGAGTCGTGGCCAAGTGACCTTTGCAGTGTATTATTATACCTGAGTAACGAAATATAGGGTGCGGTAGTGTAACCGCGGGTTGATAAGCGCAAGCGTTTTTGGGTCCGTGCGTGAGCGTGAGAGTTTGCTACTTTCGTTGCCGACtataacgatattttattttgcatttttctGTAACAAAGATAATAATCGAGAGCTTTAGCgacttgttatatattgtatagcAAAGACAACGAAgcatttaatcttaaaaaaaaaaaaaaatttattataattaatttacattacattagcagtctgtaaatttcgtgaaggtttagagcatattccatcacgctgctgctatgcgggttgctggaatacacatgtggcagaatttcgttgaaattacacacataatGACAcctcacgatggtttccttcaccgccgagcacgagatgaattataaacacaaattaagcacgtaaagatctatgtaatatataatacaaaaggtACATTTATAAAAGGCATCATACAATAGTCTGAAGaacgtaataaaaatgtttggtaCACTATTATGTTGAAAAGGTTGCACTAGCTTTCATTCGCTGCCTTCCCTTAATACACGTTTTATTCGAATTAATAAAAGACAAAACGCTTTTTTTCAAGTAACGCTCACAGTGTTACCGTACCCTGAAAACTTTAAAACGCAATTATATTGTActgtaatagttattttatgtgCTTTTATTATACGAAGCTAACAATAGTTGGATTAGCTGTGTGTAGtggcatttttattattgacttttcaaattgttattgtaaaggTGGGAACAGAATACGTTTTTATAACGCTGCCTTATGTTCGTGGAATGTGGACAcacctttattatttttttatgacaaatagtacatactttattaaatgcgttcttagtaatatttttgtgtataagTCATACGTACGATGTTAGGATGTCGGATGTAGAACCATATCTTGCATAAATGATTCGACGCTGACTGGATCTCGTTTATTTTcgtcaattttgtatttaattgcaTTGGTTATCAAGAATAGATATTTCgcagttaaataattatgagtGGGCGGGACCAACTTAACCAGGACTGAATTAAACTTGATGcagagatgttttttttttaattcggttCCTCATACATTTGTACAgatattttattggttataaGTTTATGTGTAGTGGCAAAGATTAACTAATAATGACGACCTCTGTTGTCGAGTactgtgtacaccggttttcatgggtacgccactccgaggtcgagggttcgattcccggccgagtcgacgtagtaaaagttcattagttttctatgttgtctcgggtctgggtgtatgtggtaccgtcgttacttatgATTTTCCATTACAcatgtgctttagctacttacattgggatcggagtaatgtatgtgatgttctccaatatttacttattttttattatttataataattctcacAAAAGTGGTAACAAAATGGCAGCTCTACATTTAGTTTAGTGTCGCtgtatgacgattcaaaagaactcgtataaattttttttttttaattgtctacCACTAGTCGTTGCGTATGAACTTctgtcttaataataatattcgcaaTTAACCCAGTTCCACTgtggtaaaataatataatgttattatgtagGCAAAttcatatcattaaaaaaaaaatatatagcaagtATTATTTCGCATATTTAACGGCTTCTAACCTCGTTTTAACTCTGTTAGTTTTTAGAAGAATTTAGTAACGTAATTAATCCAGCCAAGCCACAAGGCCTTCGTAGTGGTTCCGTGCTATTTCGTCGGCTTGGAGGAAGTTGAgatgttttatgaatattcaaatttatacatataatgataGTTTAACAGTTTCGAAATAGCTGGTATACGTcagattgtttatttatttaataataaataaattcaacagtACTTTTAAAGATACGAACTTGGTATACAGTGTTTACAATTATCCGCAATCGCTGATGAAATCAATTTGACTATTGACTTCAATCTGAACTGTGATTGGTCGATAGTGTCCGATGACGTAATAGCCGACCAATGAACGTTTAGTAttactttagtaaatataaCTCTTCTCGTTATTTCTGAGGCTCAAAATAAtggtttataattgaaatataagtgctatgtatttattgtatgtttatgtatttggAAACGTGTATAACACGGTCAAATGGATAGAcggaataattgtattaaatgattATGTACTTGTTGACTTTTATACGTAACCCTAGAAAGTTATATTTCTAAAGTTAAATTATGACTAATTTGCACAGTCTTAAAATGTTCGTTTTATCCGTGATTCGACATTCTATACACTTACCCGCCTTAATAGCCGTCTAAATGAATAATGTATTACTGTATTTGCATTCGACTATTGCCGTCTAAATTTTAAACGGAAGGCAGGGAAATTAATATAGTCATAGGATTTGTGACGTCAGACAGTCAGTGTCACCAGTCTATTTctcgtctttttttttaattatctgtgccgagagggcacagattatttcgccaatgtcacgtgagACGGAGAAGACGCGATGGAGATTTAACGGTGCGGTCGAGAGTATACGctcaatttaatattgaaggCAATAGTAGTAGACTCTTTGAAAGCCTTAGGGCTTtcaaaaacaacacaataataaataattatataaacatatttttttaattaaaataacatataagaaCAATCACAAAACAATTTGGAACATGTaatcaatgtataaataaataattacaaactaaacacaaacattcaACATATATAGGGCGAGGAACTTAAAGAGGAAGAACATCGTATAGGGAATGCAGGAGCTCGGGGCAAGGAAACAGTATATGGAATAAGGAACCTTAatctaggccacattcacacgAAGAGTGATCTCTAACCCCAATTTTACATAGATGTATAGGGGGTAGGTGCATATCCAAGGCGTAGGCTCATTCCTTCTTTATATTTGCACCTACCTAAGATGAACGGTTAAAGTATTCGCATCTGACAAGAAAATTAATAACCTAGTGGTTATCAatgtagaaatataatttttgttttgttctaaggtaaatatattaacaaaggaatctcttttattattatatttttgttccttAAATACCCAGATAAACTCGCATACGGACAATGTCCATGTACGTTGGTACTGCGGGAAGTATAAAGTATCGGTTGCAACGTCATTGCGGCACCAACCTTAGGAAAGCATGTTATCCCTTTTGCCTTAAGTTATACTAACTTCATCGCTTGTTAAActgaaacattataaataaatattggacaacatcacatacattacactgatcccaatgtaagtagctaaagcacttgtgttatggaaaatcagaagtaacggcggtaccacaaacacccagacccaagacaatatagaaatctaatgaactttttctacgtcgactcggccgggaatcaaacccgggacctcggagtggcgtacccatgaaaaccggtgtacacgctactcgaccacgaaggtcgtctCTAtatgatactaagtattgattaTTTGACGTAGAATTtgtgatgtgtgggtggtacctactgaAAAGGGTTTCCACGAAactaccaataaaatattttgtgattgAGCCCAAGTAACTACAGGTAGGAGGGATATGACaccttaggtcccaaggttgacAGGAAAATGTCATACAGTGGCTATGGCCGATGATAAACAATTACAATGTGGGGGCACATTTGTAAGTCTTTTACttggtcgtagggctttgtgcaagcccgtctgggtaggtaccacccacttatcatatattctaccgccaaataacagtactctgtatcgttgtgttccgattagaagggtgagtgagccggtgtaatcacaggcacaagggccataacatcttagttcccgaggttggtggcgcataggtgatgtaaggaatggttaatatttcttacagcgcttttgtctatgggcggtgttgacctcttaccatcgggtggcccatatgaTCGTCCGCCAACGAAAGCCATAAAATGTAACCGTCGACTAGGCTTAATATGTCCCTTTGAATTTGAGAAGATCGTATTTGATCTCAATAGACTATGAATgagaaataattatacttttaatttttttattttcctaagTATATTCAAATTTCCCGCTTGACAACTATCTTGGAACTTAGTGACGAATAGCgaacattataattacaattctaTTGACAATCCGTAGTGCTCGTGGTTTCAGCCCCCATATCTAATATCAAGACTGCGGTCACTTTCAATTGTccgttttaaaattgtaataaccaCACGCGTACGTTCCGACAGTTTAATTAAACGTCGACGAACAGATTATACGATTTTATCCTCTGACACACTGCTTATTCGTTAGTTCTCCTGTACGTACAATgggaaaatatatcataaaattaatattacattaaattatactttcaagtgcttaatgagtaactttttttttaaatttctgtaGACAAACGTGATATCGTTTTTTGATGGTAATTCATTACTTTCAAATCGACGTAGGCAGTTAAAAGTGGTATAACACttaacatcgtcaatgcgctgTTAACTAGGGCTAAGATGTTGAATTCATTGTGCCTGGAATTGTACAGGGGGATAATTGTACTAACATTTATTGTCATAATAAACGTTTCCGATTTGATCTCGATTATAATTCGATCCAAGTTCGACGGAATCgtaaattgttatgttaatagAATAAGCAGCGAGCTATGTcgtttgtgcctgtagttacactggctcactcacctttcaaatcgaAACATAACCATAcgaaatattactgtttggcggtagaatatctaatgagtgggccactacccaggcgggcttgcaaaGCCTTATCAAGTATACACCaagtattatagaaaaaaaaaaattataaacatatacaataaacatattataacaatGACCTTTTATCTTTGTCCCGATCAGATAAAAATTAACTATCCACGCAATCTATTGTCTGGTCTATAAGAAATCCATCAGTGCAATTCTGTTAGATTGTAGTTCATATCTCGCTCGTGTATTGCTTAAATCGGCAGTACCGTCTGGAGACCCTGGCGCCACAAAGAAGTGGCCTCCActtcaacaacaacaacaacaacaacaacaacaacaacaacaactagAGCAACAGTGGCGTGGAGaccctaataaatatattatgaatttattagaatattttaatttcaatcagtaagttataatttattcacttgcatcggtaacttttaaaacagtaattggtatattttttttataatagatagatagcCCTCTCATGCGAAGGCCCCATGGCACTTACCCCGGTTACCCTCCCCTAAATACAGCCCTGCGTACCGTGATACGCATtcaagaaacgattcgtttCGCTCACGGAAGTAGAATTGTTTACGAGACGTAGTTCAGGAGCTTTAATCTGTTGCCTACTTAGGAATTCGAAGGTTACGAATAACGGATAGTATTAGTAATTAGTACTAAACGAATATTCTTTTGAatatagtaagtatttttactgagccgagatggcccagtggttagaacgcgtgcatcttaaccgatgatttcgggttcaaacccaggcaggcaccactgaaatttcatgtgcttaatttgtgtttataattcacctcgtgctcggcggtgaaggaaaacatcgtgaggaaacctgcatgtgtctaattttcaacgaaattctgccacatgtgtattccgccaacccgcattggagcagcgtggtggaatatgctccaaaccttctcctcaaagggagatgaggcctttatcccagcagtgggacatttacgggctgctaatgctaatgtaagtattttataatatcgtatATACAGACAATGTCGTATAGAATTGTCTGagatttttagattttaatagataaggtatattattcaacccaggattatatagatgactagctgtgcctgcgacttcgtctgcgttgtttgaatttcatttatttagatattgtagcgtgattttatttttattctatatataattctaaaataaaagtagtctaagttactccttattacatccgctatctgccagtgaaagtcccgtcgaaatcggttcagccgttccagagattagccggaacaaacagacagacagacagacaaaaattgtaaaaaatgttattttggtatatgtaccgtgtatacatacatatgcatttagtaaaaatagtttattttaatattacaaacagacactccaattttattatatgtatcgaTGAAATCGCGTGCAGCTCGTACTAATACTTGTTGATATTCGTGCTGGGTTTATTATAACGTGTTTCAAATATTGGaaacgagtaactactgagtttcttgccggttacgatctacattgcgaaccggtggtagctgtAGTTCTAATATACTTCCGTAAATTGACGTTTacttcaaaagtgctcgtaaaaggctacttgaataaagtattttttgatttgattttatcgtGTTCTGCGTATGTTCTAACAGTATTGCATTCGTGCCTCCAAGCGAGCAGCTGCCgaaccttatatttatttaaagctacGGTCATAACCTCGCTTTTACAtacaatttctatattttagctttatttataattaaattttgtttttgtttctagTTTTATTATCGTAACTAAAACAgggtttttattattctaaagcGATTGTTTTCATAAAACGTAAACGAAAGTACACAGCGATTAAAGTACAAATGTTTGGCGGCGTAATAATTGTTGATCTGGTTATAACCAGTTCAAACCGGATCGTATAGACCCGCCACCACTTAGCATAAAAAATAGTTTGcctataatatcaaaatttttgcAGTTGAACTATAAGTCTAGCTTTAACCccaaacataaaaatgtttttgttataacacgcctaagttaaaaatgtatatatctacATAGGTTTTGCAATTTATTCATTACCTACATACTTAATTACCGTTATGTTCTACACAAGCTAGCCATGTGTATAGTCGGCGCATTGTAATTTCATTGTTTACTATGTCTGGACTAGATTTTGATCATGCCGCGTCACGCCTCTTGCCATTCACTTGTCAGCGTTCATGTTAAAGGCGACTAGCG
This genomic interval from Vanessa atalanta chromosome 27, ilVanAtal1.2, whole genome shotgun sequence contains the following:
- the LOC125074372 gene encoding larval cuticle protein F1-like, producing the protein MRVLIVAAAVLACAAAAPSGALLAHGSPYAHGLLGHGAPLAVAHGAAYGLAHAAPLAVAHAPAVPTIPPGDIHGAAIDAHVDATDHARAAVDAAREYHDQASELQGQAINAAEDHAWQAVDAAQTAQAQVDGAAAGVAPNVARQLAGHGHVAAYAAAPALVGHAGYGHAAYAGHGLAAPLLAGHGVAAPLLAGHGIAAVGGSHSVATSSLSQTHPAPVVHAPVAYAAHGAYGAGLAHGAYGHGLAHGW